From Aedes albopictus strain Foshan chromosome 1, AalbF5, whole genome shotgun sequence, one genomic window encodes:
- the LOC109414595 gene encoding uncharacterized protein LOC109414595, with amino-acid sequence MSHVAPNIDPYRKGQSFASWFKRLGYHFRINKVADENKKDQLFLLGGEYLFEVAQNLYLSEELLDAAPLDELVQKLKQKLDKTDSALIQRYKFGSRMQQPDEKASDFLFSLKLQAEYCNFKDDKDGRILDRVLIGLSDDALRQKLLTEDEKNLNLAQAEKIITTWEMTTSHARALTREDSSAQIASIGSLTGGRGAVLRRMADLAQGRGRVPVKSRLGYRPQYKSPARSADRSSKPYNRYDQGYNDRAHFRSPSRNRQPRNVRFEESHRRYQDAPVYPAELEAEQQVVIDQRICSYCGVPGHVKRKCFRLKQLKKDPINNVNLGKSGSSTVNTISNMMNQMAWDDSSDDSDQDHDWKRRNNNGSQESSQNR; translated from the exons ATGTCTCACGTAGCTCCAAACATTGACCCCTACCGTAAAGGGCAGTCTTTCGCTTCTTGGTTTAAGCGACTCGGGTACCATTTCCGCATAAATAAAGTGGCGGACGAGAACAAGAAAGATCAATTGTTTCTCTTGGGGGGCGAATACCTATTCGAGGTGGCCCAAAATTTATACCTTAGTGAGGAATTGCTAGACGCAGCCCCACTGGATGAATTGGTACAAAAACTAAAGCAAAAGCTTGATAAAACGGATTCAGCTTTGATCCAGCGGTATAAGTTTGGGTCACGGATGCAACAACCGGACGAAAAGGCCAGTGATTTCTTATTTTCCCTAAAGCTTCAGGCTGAGTACTGCAATTTCAAGGATGACAAAGATGGCCGTATTCTTGACCGGGTTCTCATTGGGCTGTCTGATGACGCTTTGAGACAAAAATTGTTGACTGAAGACGAGAAAAACTTGAACCTAGCCCAAGCGGAGAAAATAATAACTACTTGGGAAATGACCACTTCTCATGCTAGAGCCTTAACAAGGGAGGATTCTTCCGCACAAATCGCATCCATAGGTAGCCTTACTGGTGGTCGAGGGGCGGTTTTGCGGCGTATGGCGGATTTAGCGCAGGGCCGAGGTCGAGTTCCCGTGAAAAGCCGTTTAGGTTACAGGCCACAGTACAAATCGCCGGCGAGGAGTGCCGACCGCAGCTCGAAACCATACAACAGGTACGACCAAGGGTATAACGACCGCGCTCATTTTCGCAGTCCATCGCGAAACAGGCAGCCCAGAAATGTGCGCTTCGAGGAATCACATCGCCGCTATCAGGATGCGCCGGTGTACCCTGCGGAGCTGGAGGCTGAACAACAAGTGGTGATCGATCAGAGAATTTGCAGTTATTGCGGAGTTCCGGGGCACGTTAAGAGGAAGTGTTTCCGGTTAAAGCAGCTCAAAAAAGACCCTATCAATAATGTCAACTTGGGAAAGTCTGGTTCGAGCACGGTGAACACTATATCGAACATGATGAACCAGATGGCTTGGGATGATTCTAGTGACGATTCAGATCAAG ATCACGATTGGAAACGACGTAACAACAACGGCTCACAGGAATCAAGTCAAAATCGCTAA